A window from Nevskia ramosa DSM 11499 encodes these proteins:
- a CDS encoding CmcJ/NvfI family oxidoreductase yields MTAAAHASVRATMNYSVDNGRRLDTYFYEPDPAVEPNPPGTEAREVLIHDGWPRASAFSVDREGFELHDFAPGFASFEDDAAIKSAFYAQIIAYVKAHTGAQRVEVFDHTIRKRLPADLSAQTTVQRPAVLVVHSDYTEQSGPQRLRDLLPAEAETLLTRRVAFYNVWKPLRARVEELPLAMCDASTQVPEDLLTMDLKYRERTGEIHVMRANPAHRWNYFPGMDASQALLLKTYDSETDGRARFMFHSAFEHPHTAPDAKPRESIEVRVMAFF; encoded by the coding sequence ATGACCGCCGCCGCCCATGCTTCCGTGCGCGCCACGATGAATTACAGCGTCGACAACGGTCGCCGCCTCGATACCTACTTCTACGAGCCGGACCCTGCGGTCGAGCCGAACCCGCCCGGCACCGAAGCCCGCGAAGTGCTGATCCACGATGGCTGGCCGCGCGCCTCTGCGTTCTCGGTTGATCGTGAAGGCTTCGAGCTGCACGATTTCGCACCCGGCTTCGCGAGCTTCGAGGACGATGCCGCGATCAAGTCGGCGTTCTATGCGCAGATCATCGCCTACGTGAAAGCGCACACCGGCGCGCAGCGCGTCGAAGTGTTCGATCACACCATCCGCAAGCGCCTGCCGGCGGACCTCAGCGCACAGACCACCGTGCAGCGCCCGGCGGTGCTGGTGGTGCACAGCGACTACACCGAGCAGAGCGGCCCGCAGCGCTTGCGCGATCTGCTGCCGGCAGAAGCCGAGACGCTGCTGACTCGCCGCGTCGCCTTCTACAACGTCTGGAAGCCGCTGCGCGCCCGGGTCGAGGAACTACCGCTGGCGATGTGCGATGCCAGCACGCAAGTGCCGGAAGACCTGCTGACGATGGATCTGAAGTATCGCGAGCGCACCGGCGAGATCCACGTGATGCGCGCCAATCCGGCGCATCGCTGGAACTACTTTCCCGGCATGGACGCCAGCCAGGCGCTGCTGCTGAAAACCTACGACAGCGAAACCGACGGCCGCGCCCGCTTCATGTTCCACAGCGCCTTCGAGCATCCGCACACCGCGCCTGATGCCAAGCCGCGTGAAAGCATCGAAGTTCGAGTGATGGCGTTCTTCTAG
- a CDS encoding fused MFS/spermidine synthase produces MPRPAGVALLMLVSGFAGLVYQIVWTQQLGVWLGHEIVSVLAVVAAFFGGLALGAWRCGAWIARSARPGRGYALLELTIALWALLLIPLMPMLGGALTVAIGPEPGALRHWLVAFLGPLLILLPATAAMGATLPALAQVFGRLRAQGYAIGGLYAANTLGAVFGVIASAFLLAPKLGYNATAAIAAALNLLCAVYAWRAFGGLESAAEAPAAARSAVPLLRLAATGLLGIGYEVLIVRVISQIAENTVYTYAAALAIYLLGTALGAALYQAGQRWLGAHRDAASLRTRLLVLTAFGVLLGGLAMTRGVAVKQIVAGALGGGFEAALIAEATLAALAFLIPTLAMGALFSHLSVEARDAGWRLGDALAANTLGATFAAPLIAVALLPLLGAGPLIGLLALAYLLLLPIRQARRVPVLAAAAAGIAWLLVAPSLRFVTVPDGGRILSYRDGVMAAVSVIEDAGGERRLHINDRAREGSSQTRFTDAREAWAPLLLHGDPKRALFLGLGTGITSSAAAVDKNLSVDAVELLPEVIEASRLFVPSPAPQPHIVAADARRYVRASETLYDVIVADLFHPARSGSGALYTVEHFDAVRARLAPGGLFCQWLPLHQLDLASLQAIVAAYLAVYPDAVAMLATYSLDTPVLGLVSGAPFDRAQLAARLSAEQRGDALAGLQYDDAFVLPGSIVADAASLRAFSAGVIANRDDHPVVSYRAPQLTYAPDSRPRDRLMSVIDQWTASPAAVFGAPRAAADTEWQSRIAAYWQARNAFLKAGMNVQPVADPQAMLAQVHEPLLAVLRRSPDFRPAYEPLLRIAMALAERAPDDARAVLTELAAIQPDRPEAAAALRQLESLP; encoded by the coding sequence GTGCCACGCCCTGCCGGCGTGGCGCTGCTGATGCTCGTGTCCGGCTTCGCCGGGCTCGTTTACCAGATCGTCTGGACCCAGCAGCTTGGCGTCTGGCTCGGTCATGAAATCGTTTCGGTGCTGGCCGTGGTCGCCGCGTTCTTCGGTGGCCTGGCACTGGGTGCCTGGCGCTGTGGCGCCTGGATCGCGCGCAGCGCACGGCCCGGCCGCGGCTACGCGTTGCTCGAACTGACCATCGCGCTCTGGGCGCTGCTGCTGATCCCCTTGATGCCGATGCTCGGCGGCGCGCTGACCGTCGCCATCGGCCCCGAACCCGGCGCGCTGCGCCACTGGCTGGTCGCCTTCCTCGGCCCGCTGCTGATCCTGCTGCCGGCCACGGCAGCGATGGGCGCCACCCTGCCGGCGCTGGCACAGGTGTTTGGCCGGCTGCGTGCGCAGGGCTACGCGATCGGCGGCCTGTATGCAGCCAACACGCTGGGTGCGGTGTTCGGTGTGATCGCCAGCGCCTTTCTGCTGGCGCCGAAGCTCGGCTACAACGCCACGGCTGCGATCGCCGCTGCCTTGAATCTGCTCTGCGCTGTGTATGCCTGGCGCGCTTTCGGTGGACTTGAGTCAGCTGCCGAAGCGCCGGCCGCTGCGCGCAGCGCGGTACCGCTGCTGCGCCTGGCCGCGACCGGCTTGCTCGGCATCGGCTACGAGGTGCTGATCGTCAGAGTGATCAGCCAGATCGCCGAGAACACCGTCTACACCTACGCCGCAGCGCTGGCGATCTATCTGCTCGGCACCGCCCTGGGTGCGGCGCTATATCAGGCTGGGCAGCGCTGGCTCGGCGCGCATCGCGATGCCGCAAGCTTGCGCACGCGTCTGCTGGTGCTGACCGCGTTCGGCGTGCTGCTCGGCGGCCTGGCGATGACCCGGGGCGTGGCGGTCAAGCAGATCGTGGCCGGTGCGCTCGGCGGCGGTTTCGAAGCCGCACTGATCGCCGAAGCCACGCTTGCCGCGCTCGCCTTCCTGATCCCGACGCTGGCGATGGGTGCGCTGTTCAGCCACCTGAGCGTCGAGGCTCGCGACGCTGGCTGGCGGCTCGGCGATGCGCTGGCCGCGAATACGCTGGGCGCAACTTTCGCTGCGCCCTTGATTGCCGTCGCGCTGCTGCCGCTGCTCGGCGCCGGGCCGCTGATCGGCCTGCTGGCGCTGGCTTATCTGCTGCTGTTGCCGATCCGCCAAGCGCGCCGCGTGCCTGTGCTCGCCGCTGCGGCCGCCGGCATCGCCTGGCTGCTGGTCGCGCCCTCGCTGCGCTTCGTCACCGTGCCGGACGGCGGGCGGATTCTCAGCTATCGCGATGGCGTGATGGCCGCGGTTTCGGTGATCGAAGACGCCGGCGGCGAGCGGCGTCTGCACATCAACGATCGCGCTCGCGAAGGCTCCAGCCAGACGCGTTTCACCGATGCCCGCGAAGCCTGGGCGCCGCTGCTGCTGCATGGCGATCCGAAGCGCGCGCTGTTTCTCGGGCTTGGAACGGGCATCACGTCCAGCGCCGCAGCGGTTGACAAGAATCTGAGCGTCGACGCTGTCGAGCTGTTGCCGGAAGTGATCGAAGCCTCGCGGCTGTTCGTACCAAGCCCGGCGCCGCAACCGCACATCGTCGCCGCCGACGCACGCCGCTACGTGCGTGCCAGCGAGACGCTCTACGACGTCATCGTCGCCGACCTGTTCCACCCGGCGCGCAGCGGCTCGGGCGCGCTGTACACCGTCGAGCATTTCGATGCGGTGCGTGCGCGGCTCGCGCCCGGCGGCCTGTTCTGCCAGTGGCTGCCGCTGCATCAGCTCGATCTCGCCAGCTTGCAGGCGATCGTCGCGGCCTATCTGGCCGTCTATCCGGATGCCGTCGCGATGCTCGCCACCTACAGCCTCGATACGCCGGTGCTCGGGCTGGTCAGCGGCGCGCCGTTCGATCGCGCGCAGCTGGCTGCGCGTCTGAGCGCAGAGCAGCGTGGTGACGCCTTGGCCGGCTTGCAGTACGACGATGCTTTCGTTCTGCCCGGCAGCATCGTCGCCGACGCTGCGTCGCTGCGCGCTTTCAGTGCCGGCGTGATCGCCAATCGCGACGATCATCCCGTCGTCAGCTATCGCGCGCCGCAACTGACCTATGCGCCGGACAGCCGCCCGCGTGATCGACTGATGAGCGTGATCGATCAGTGGACGGCCAGCCCGGCCGCCGTCTTCGGCGCGCCACGAGCCGCGGCCGACACCGAATGGCAGAGCCGCATCGCCGCCTACTGGCAGGCCCGCAACGCTTTCCTCAAGGCCGGCATGAATGTGCAGCCAGTCGCCGATCCACAGGCGATGCTCGCGCAGGTTCACGAGCCGCTGCTCGCCGTGCTGCGCCGGAGCCCCGATTTCCGTCCGGCCTATGAGCCGCTGCTGCGGATCGCGATGGCGCTGGCCGAGCGCGCGCCTGACGACGCCCGCGCCGTGCTCACCGAACTGGCCGCGATCCAGCCCGATCGCCCCGAAGCCGCTGCCGCCTTGCGCCAGCTCGAATCCTTACCCTGA
- a CDS encoding copper chaperone PCu(A)C, whose amino-acid sequence MPSRLTAACLAFATLLPFAASAHDYTTGKMKVLHPWTDPTPAGTASAPLRLRIVEIQADDRLLAAETPVAARIEVIPAAGDAEPGIALINGQDLKLGDEDARGGARLRLHGINTQLFFGREYPLNLHFAKAGMVEAGLIISDPE is encoded by the coding sequence ATGCCCTCACGCTTGACCGCCGCCTGCCTGGCATTTGCAACGCTGCTGCCGTTCGCGGCCAGTGCCCACGACTACACCACCGGCAAGATGAAGGTGCTGCATCCCTGGACCGATCCGACGCCGGCCGGTACCGCGTCGGCGCCGCTGCGGCTGCGGATCGTCGAGATCCAGGCGGACGATCGCCTGCTGGCAGCGGAGACGCCGGTGGCTGCGCGTATCGAAGTGATTCCGGCTGCCGGGGACGCCGAACCCGGCATCGCCCTGATCAACGGCCAGGATCTGAAGCTGGGCGATGAAGATGCTCGGGGTGGGGCTCGCCTGCGCCTGCACGGCATCAACACGCAGCTGTTCTTCGGCCGCGAATACCCGCTGAATCTGCACTTCGCGAAAGCCGGAATGGTCGAGGCCGGGCTGATCATTTCCGACCCTGAGTGA
- a CDS encoding putative 2OG-Fe(II) oxygenase, with amino-acid sequence MSQICGLFATPLMRVERLLPAPLVQALVAGHVDTAVKRNTQDVRLSHTEILTEQTSPELIQLRSLLTPKLAEFGELLFGEKLAWSIKELWLNVLEAGGHQAMHNHANCFVSGVLYLTPTHPSASTVFVKALGGSGYVFANAHRNTRPGPFNSDKWMAPEAAPGDLILFPSHLLHEVPANQGGRRITLAFNAIPERLDSWGYALRFARA; translated from the coding sequence ATGAGCCAGATCTGCGGCCTGTTTGCCACGCCCCTGATGCGCGTCGAGCGTCTGCTGCCGGCCCCGCTGGTGCAGGCGCTGGTCGCAGGCCATGTGGACACCGCCGTGAAGCGCAACACGCAGGACGTTCGGCTGAGCCATACCGAAATCCTCACCGAACAGACCTCGCCGGAGCTGATCCAGCTGCGCAGCCTGCTGACACCGAAGCTGGCCGAGTTCGGCGAGCTGCTGTTCGGCGAAAAGCTGGCCTGGTCGATCAAGGAGCTGTGGCTGAACGTGCTCGAAGCCGGCGGCCATCAGGCGATGCACAACCACGCCAATTGCTTCGTGTCCGGCGTGCTGTATCTGACGCCGACCCATCCATCGGCGAGCACGGTGTTCGTCAAGGCGCTGGGCGGCAGCGGCTATGTGTTCGCCAACGCCCATCGCAACACGCGCCCCGGCCCGTTCAACTCGGACAAGTGGATGGCCCCGGAAGCCGCGCCCGGCGATCTGATCCTGTTCCCCAGTCATCTGCTGCACGAGGTGCCGGCCAACCAGGGCGGCCGACGCATCACCCTGGCTTTCAACGCGATTCCGGAGCGGCTGGATTCCTGGGGCTACGCCCTGCGCTTTGCCCGCGCCTGA